DNA from Deltaproteobacteria bacterium:
TGGAGAATCCCATCGGGACCAAGAGGCTAAAGGAAATTGCCCGGGGAAAGAAAAATGCCGTGATCGTTGTGAATGATATCACCCGCCCCACGGCCAGCTATAAATTTCTTCCTCTACTTCTTCTGGGAGGCGGAAGTGAAAATCGTTATGGCAACCATCGCGCCCCACCAGGCCGCCGGCTTTTCCGGGGGGCGGAAGAGCGTTCTTCCGGGAATTGCCAGCTTGGCCACCTTGAAGCAGCATCACGGCTTTAACCTGCGATCCGATAAACCGGCCATGGGATGGGTGGAAGGGAATAAGTTTCACGAGAACGCCCTGGAAGCGGCCAGAATGGCGAAGGTAGATTTCATCCTGAACACGGTGCAGAACCAACACAAGGAGATTACGCAGGTGGTGGCCGGGGATGTAGAGAAGGCCTGGCTGTTTTCCAAATGCCTGAAGAGAGCCGATTTGATTCTGGTCAGTAAAAAAATTGATGATAAGACTCTGAAAGAGATGTTCACCCAGAGAGCCGATACGGTTGAGGAAGCGGTAGCAATGGCCTTGGCCAAACACGGGGAGAATGCCAAAATCATTCTCATGAAAAACGGATCGGATATGATCCCTCGTTTCGAAGGAAAACCAGAAAATGCCCAAAGTACTGATCATGACCAAAAAATTTGCCGACATATCCCGGGACCCTATCCGAACCCTGGAGCAGGCCGGGTTTACCGTGGAGGAGAAGGATTATGACCGGGTGTCCCTGGCCCAGGAGGATGAAGTCTGCCGGGTAATCCAGGGAGCGGATGTAATTGTGGTAACTGCCATGTTTCCCGCCACCCGGAAGATCATCATGAGCGCCGACCGCCTGAAGATGATCGCCATTCGCAGCGCGGGGTTCGAGGGGAGCGACCTAAAAGCGGCCACCGAAAAAGGGGTCGTGGTGACTTGCAACCCGGGGGCCAACGCCAGCTCCGTGGCCGACATGGTCATCGGTATGATGCTGGCCGTGTCCAAGCAGATTGCCAAAAAGGACCGGGAGATGCGCAAGAACCTCTACAACCGGGGAGGGGGGGAGGATCTTTTCCGCAAAACCGTGGGGATTATCGGGCTGGGCAACATCGGGAAAAAGGTGGCCCAGAGACTCCAGGGGTTTGAGGTCAAAATCATCGCCAATGACATCGTGGATTATCCCGGGTTCAAGCAAAAATATAACATCCCCTACTACTCCAAAGAAGAACTCCTCCAGATGGCCGACTACGTAACCCTCCATGTTCCTCTGGATGATTCCACCCGTCTGATGATCGGGGAGGAGCAGCTGCAATTGATGAAACCGACGGCCTTCCTCATCAATACCGCCCGGGGGGAGATTGTGGAGGAACAGGCTCTCTACAAAGCACTTACGAACGGCTGGATTGCCGGAGCAGGCCTGGATGTTTTCCAAGAAGAGCCCCCCAAATTCAGACCGCTCATCGAGTTGGAGAATGTGGTCTGTACCCCCCACAGCGCGGGCTTGAGCCGGGAAGCTTCCTATGCCATGGCGATGGAGACAGTAAAAAAGATCATTGCCTTTTTTGAAGGGAAAGTTCCCCCCCATGTCCTCAATCCGGAGGTCCTGAAGGGCCCAAAGCTAAAAGCCGACCGCGATCGTCATGAAGGGTAAACGAAAGGAGATCCGGTGGTTGGGTAGTGTTGGAATGATCGGAGTACTGGCGCGAAGGCACATGTGGGCCCGAAAAACGCCGATACCCCGGAGCCGCATGCGGTATCAAGAACCTTTTAAGGCAGTGAGGGATAACCGGTGACTGAAAATACGATTACGGGAAAAGACCTGAAATCCGCTCTTCCGGACACGTCCAAAACATTTCGGCTGAAGGGGATCGATGCGCTCATCGAGATCTACAGGGACCGCTTTGGTGTTCCGCACGTGCGGGCGCAGACGGCCCATGATGCCTTCTTCGGGCAAGGGTTGGTCACTGCTCAGGATCGTCTCTGGCATATGGAATATGACCGACGGCACGCCTACGGACGTCTGGCTGAGCTTCTTGGTGGGTCGGCCGTTGAAGAGGACAAGCTGATGCGCCGGTTCCAGATCGGGGCAACGGTGGGAGACGAC
Protein-coding regions in this window:
- a CDS encoding lactate racemase domain-containing protein, which produces MAADKEFHVERIPYGKGEIEIQIPKKNFVAALMPQYNPGLKDEAGAVRKALENPIGTKRLKEIARGKKNAVIVVNDITRPTASYKFLPLLLLGGGSENRYGNHRAPPGRRLFRGAEERSSGNCQLGHLEAASRL
- a CDS encoding lactate racemase domain-containing protein, which produces MKIVMATIAPHQAAGFSGGRKSVLPGIASLATLKQHHGFNLRSDKPAMGWVEGNKFHENALEAARMAKVDFILNTVQNQHKEITQVVAGDVEKAWLFSKCLKRADLILVSKKIDDKTLKEMFTQRADTVEEAVAMALAKHGENAKIILMKNGSDMIPRFEGKPENAQSTDHDQKICRHIPGPYPNPGAGRVYRGGEGL
- a CDS encoding phosphoglycerate dehydrogenase, whose translation is MPKVLIMTKKFADISRDPIRTLEQAGFTVEEKDYDRVSLAQEDEVCRVIQGADVIVVTAMFPATRKIIMSADRLKMIAIRSAGFEGSDLKAATEKGVVVTCNPGANASSVADMVIGMMLAVSKQIAKKDREMRKNLYNRGGGEDLFRKTVGIIGLGNIGKKVAQRLQGFEVKIIANDIVDYPGFKQKYNIPYYSKEELLQMADYVTLHVPLDDSTRLMIGEEQLQLMKPTAFLINTARGEIVEEQALYKALTNGWIAGAGLDVFQEEPPKFRPLIELENVVCTPHSAGLSREASYAMAMETVKKIIAFFEGKVPPHVLNPEVLKGPKLKADRDRHEG